The Pyrodictium delaneyi genome contains a region encoding:
- a CDS encoding rhomboid family intramembrane serine protease gives MEVRRGALALHATRGPRLPRFTRELPLAIEEGAPFNTMTPWITYTIIAINIFIYVITSWRAGFIASTNDWIVRLGFVPLYMLLEPVSAYKIFTAMFTHANIFHILFNMYFLYLFGRAVERTLGHTRYLVLYILSGIFAALFHTVFMFIQDPNGLAIPSVGASGAISGILGAYMMLYPGTRLVACFLLLFFPVCFELLAVYYLLFWFMIQVLEGYLSVTSTVAFFAHAGGFIAGIALLPLLVDRTRLAIMRMYASARRLFGIIVFIPEFYRRRGLSPTSKTILLALISMLLVGSTAAFIFSTTVDVKFAGYNVEWRSTGPIHRDVAFLGIAKARGTIVPLLEATETIEARVLINTLADSGLLYNPNLAGKQIVLAAPQLRESAIVVDITQFHRLKVMIRPYYFEGAYNTEGFLTNGYVEASLMAINTRENIAARLTLIALRSPQFLVESISLLSLVATLTSIYVVAYRDEEYVITPE, from the coding sequence TTGGAAGTTAGAAGAGGTGCTCTAGCCCTGCACGCTACTAGAGGACCACGTCTACCGAGGTTCACTCGCGAACTCCCCCTGGCAATAGAGGAAGGAGCACCCTTCAACACAATGACGCCATGGATAACCTACACAATAATAGCTATTAACATATTCATCTACGTTATCACGTCATGGCGAGCCGGCTTCATAGCCAGTACAAATGATTGGATCGTGAGACTCGGATTTGTACCACTCTACATGCTCCTAGAGCCCGTCTCAGCATACAAGATCTTCACAGCCATGTTCACACACGCAAATATATTCCATATACTGTTCAACATGTACTTCCTTTACTTATTTGGTAGAGCTGTCGAAAGAACGCTAGGCCACACAAGATATCTAGTCCTCTACATATTGAGCGGCATCTTCGCCGCGCTATTTCACACAGTATTCATGTTCATACAAGATCCTAATGGATTGGCTATTCCAAGCGTAGGTGCCAGCGGCGCTATAAGCGGCATATTGGGAGCATACATGATGCTATACCCAGGCACAAGACTCGTCGCATGCTTTCTCTTGCTCTTCTTCCCAGTATGCTTCGAGCTGCTCGCCGTCTACTACCTGTTATTCTGGTTCATGATACAAGTCTTGGAGGGCTACCTTTCTGTAACCAGCACGGTGGCATTCTTCGCACACGCTGGCGGCTTCATAGCTGGAATAGCTCTTCTTCCATTATTAGTTGATCGAACCAGGCTAGCAATAATGAGAATGTATGCAAGTGCGCGCAGACTGTTCGGAATAATAGTGTTTATACCAGAATTCTACAGGAGACGTGGACTAAGCCCAACATCTAAGACCATATTGTTGGCATTGATAAGTATGTTACTCGTAGGCTCTACTGCTGCATTTATATTCTCTACTACCGTTGACGTAAAGTTTGCCGGATATAATGTAGAGTGGCGTTCCACCGGACCCATACATCGTGATGTAGCATTCCTAGGTATAGCTAAGGCGAGAGGCACCATTGTTCCCCTGCTCGAGGCTACAGAGACTATTGAAGCCAGAGTGCTGATAAACACACTAGCAGATAGCGGCTTGCTATACAATCCTAACCTGGCGGGTAAACAGATAGTTCTTGCTGCACCGCAATTAAGAGAATCAGCGATAGTTGTCGACATTACACAGTTCCATCGCCTAAAGGTAATGATAAGGCCATATTACTTTGAGGGGGCCTATAACACGGAAGGTTTTCTAACCAACGGCTACGTTGAAGCATCACTTATGGCTATAAACACGCGAGAGAACATAGCAGCACGTTTGACACTTATAGCCCTAAGGAGCCCGCAATTCCTGGTAGAATCTATATCCTTGTTATCACTTGTAGCGACACTTACAAGCATATATGTGGTAGCGTACAGGGACGAAGAGTATGTGATAACCCCCGAGTAA
- a CDS encoding TldD/PmbA family protein translates to MDEIMDVLASAISYASRMGVEFAEIRIERTRFTRIELRDGVINVSSGIDYGAAVRVYANGSIGFAFTTRVSLDSLRRALEQAHALARAAPGKQTKPMLFDPAEDFYEHPVKRSIEDVPIDVKLKDVMELDKLVAEKDFVKSRFIVYNERSEERYYASTEERYLGEKRELVYLYASLFGAEAGVRGSAHITQGTIKGYTLWEKMSQEKAAGELLGRLQRQLRAKTPRAGNFPVVIAPEALGVFVHEAFGHLAEADLVEAGSALQGKKGQQVASSLVTIVDDPAVDDGFGTLRYDDEGVKTAKAVIVEKGIHRQIMTDRIHAALLDAKPTGNARAESFRYPPLVRMRNTLMLPGDHSVEELFEGIEFGYYIVSTAGGQTNIDGSFQVGVEEAYEIVNGEVGEPVRNLSIVGNTLETLLNIDAVAKDFGLFYGRCGKGQLVYVSDGGPHVRVRKMTVGGRE, encoded by the coding sequence TTGGACGAGATAATGGATGTTCTCGCGTCAGCCATATCTTACGCGTCGCGAATGGGTGTAGAGTTTGCAGAAATACGCATCGAACGCACCAGATTTACACGTATAGAGCTACGTGATGGTGTGATTAACGTTTCATCAGGCATAGACTATGGTGCAGCTGTGCGTGTCTATGCAAACGGCTCTATAGGATTTGCGTTCACTACTCGTGTAAGCCTAGACTCGCTGCGCCGTGCACTAGAACAAGCTCACGCGCTAGCACGTGCGGCGCCGGGTAAGCAGACTAAGCCTATGCTTTTTGACCCTGCTGAAGACTTTTATGAGCATCCTGTTAAGAGGAGCATAGAGGATGTACCTATAGACGTGAAGCTAAAGGACGTGATGGAGCTTGATAAACTTGTAGCAGAGAAAGACTTCGTAAAGTCGAGGTTCATAGTGTATAATGAGCGTAGCGAGGAGCGCTACTATGCTAGCACAGAGGAGAGGTACCTGGGCGAGAAGCGTGAACTAGTCTACCTCTACGCTTCCCTATTTGGCGCTGAGGCGGGCGTCCGTGGCTCAGCGCACATAACGCAAGGCACCATAAAGGGCTATACTCTATGGGAGAAGATGAGCCAGGAGAAGGCGGCCGGGGAGCTCCTTGGGAGGCTTCAGAGGCAACTCCGGGCTAAAACTCCCAGAGCGGGTAACTTCCCGGTTGTCATAGCTCCTGAAGCTCTTGGTGTCTTCGTGCATGAGGCTTTTGGGCATCTAGCTGAGGCCGACTTGGTAGAGGCTGGTAGTGCACTCCAGGGCAAGAAGGGTCAGCAAGTAGCCTCCAGCCTAGTCACCATAGTTGACGACCCCGCAGTTGACGATGGCTTTGGCACGCTGCGTTACGACGACGAAGGTGTGAAAACAGCTAAAGCTGTTATTGTCGAGAAGGGTATACACCGCCAGATAATGACTGACCGTATCCACGCTGCACTACTGGATGCCAAACCTACGGGCAACGCGCGGGCAGAGTCGTTCCGTTATCCGCCTCTAGTCCGTATGAGGAACACGTTGATGCTCCCAGGCGATCATAGCGTAGAGGAGTTGTTTGAGGGAATAGAGTTCGGCTATTACATAGTATCGACTGCAGGTGGTCAGACAAACATAGATGGAAGCTTCCAGGTAGGAGTAGAGGAGGCGTACGAGATAGTCAACGGTGAAGTTGGCGAACCGGTGCGCAATCTAAGCATAGTAGGTAATACCCTTGAGACGCTCCTCAACATAGATGCTGTCGCTAAGGACTTCGGGCTCTTCTACGGTCGCTGCGGTAAGGGACAGCTAGTCTACGTCTCCGACGGTGGCCCACACGTCCGGGTACGCAAAATGACTGTGGGTGGACGTGAGTAG
- a CDS encoding PLP-dependent aminotransferase family protein, whose protein sequence is MDYSKFFSEYVRSIKASDIRELLKIVEKGNVISLAGGLPDPRSFPKDEIAKIAREVIERFGEKALQYSPTRGVSYFLEAVKNFSIRHGVAVNEGDGIITTVGSQQALYLLGRAFLDPGDYVVTEEPTYLGALQAFRGIGVRYLTVPIDEDGMRTDKLEEVLKKAKSEGLRLKMIYTVPTCHNPAGTTLPMDRRRHLLELAEEYDLIVVEDDPYSFIAFEERDVKPLKTLDRSGRVIYLSTVSKILAPGLRLGWAIGPDPLISRMELVKQEIDLHTSTLSQYIAAEAMNRGVIDRHIPFIKRLYREKRDAMLAALEEYMPEGIKWTKPIGGLFVWVWLPEGVNSRKLLEKAIEKGVVFVPGDSFYPSGGGENTMRLNFSYPSPEEIREGVRRIAEAIREYQG, encoded by the coding sequence GTGGACTACTCTAAATTCTTCTCGGAATATGTGCGCTCGATAAAGGCCTCGGATATACGTGAACTCTTGAAGATAGTTGAGAAAGGGAACGTGATAAGCCTAGCAGGCGGGCTCCCGGATCCCCGTAGCTTCCCTAAGGACGAGATAGCAAAGATAGCAAGAGAGGTTATAGAGAGGTTTGGCGAGAAAGCCCTCCAATACAGCCCGACACGCGGTGTCTCCTACTTTCTAGAAGCGGTTAAGAACTTCTCAATAAGGCATGGTGTGGCAGTGAATGAGGGAGATGGTATAATAACAACCGTTGGTAGCCAGCAAGCCCTCTACCTTCTAGGCCGCGCCTTCCTCGACCCTGGAGACTATGTGGTCACGGAGGAGCCTACATACCTTGGAGCACTCCAGGCTTTCCGGGGAATAGGGGTACGTTACCTAACGGTTCCAATAGACGAGGACGGTATGCGTACTGATAAACTCGAAGAAGTGCTCAAAAAGGCGAAAAGTGAAGGGCTAAGACTCAAGATGATATACACTGTGCCGACATGCCATAACCCAGCTGGTACTACGCTCCCAATGGATAGACGGAGACACTTGCTAGAACTAGCTGAGGAATACGACCTAATCGTAGTCGAGGACGACCCCTACAGCTTCATAGCATTCGAGGAACGGGACGTGAAGCCGCTAAAGACCCTCGACCGTAGTGGTAGGGTTATCTATCTCAGTACTGTGAGCAAGATACTGGCCCCTGGGCTCCGGCTTGGCTGGGCTATAGGCCCAGACCCCCTCATATCCCGAATGGAGCTTGTGAAACAAGAGATAGACCTACACACGTCTACGCTAAGCCAGTACATAGCAGCAGAGGCCATGAACCGTGGCGTTATAGACAGACATATACCGTTTATAAAGAGGCTTTATCGTGAGAAGCGCGACGCGATGCTAGCAGCACTTGAAGAATATATGCCAGAAGGTATCAAGTGGACGAAGCCGATAGGCGGCCTCTTCGTCTGGGTGTGGCTCCCCGAGGGTGTGAATAGCCGAAAGCTGCTAGAGAAGGCTATAGAAAAGGGAGTAGTATTCGTGCCTGGTGACTCGTTCTACCCTAGCGGTGGTGGAGAGAACACAATGAGGCTCAACTTTAGCTACCCGAGCCCGGAGGAGATACGTGAAGGTGTAAGACGGATAGCAGAAGCAATAAGAGAATACCAGGGCTAA
- a CDS encoding sugar phosphate isomerase/epimerase family protein, with translation MQLYKNLIASTRTLPLPLVPSIEKLYELGFNRIDINYANLERSGVDDPSVLTHFRWALLTANKIGVDPVTLHAPWEEYFLLALGRGVDYAVAEAKLLMEMAYSYGIEVVVFHPFSAKHVGAHRVEWLNKRFFALLAEHSEREGLSIIAVENAAHSQPWRSLEKLAELVKRIDSPMLKVCLDTGHANLNGYNLSDAARIFADMSIACMHVHDNNGRVDEHAMPGTGSIDWSNARFFPEGALKRIVVEIDCREEPKICGLHIVAAFAATRELLLGQYNE, from the coding sequence GTGCAACTATATAAGAACCTCATAGCATCCACCCGGACATTGCCGCTGCCACTAGTCCCTAGTATCGAGAAGCTCTATGAATTGGGCTTCAACAGGATCGATATAAACTACGCTAACCTTGAGCGTAGCGGAGTAGACGACCCATCTGTCTTGACTCATTTTCGCTGGGCACTCCTAACAGCTAACAAGATAGGTGTTGATCCTGTTACGCTCCATGCGCCCTGGGAAGAATATTTCCTGTTAGCCCTGGGTAGAGGAGTGGATTATGCTGTAGCCGAGGCTAAGCTGCTCATGGAGATGGCATATAGCTATGGTATTGAAGTTGTAGTGTTTCATCCGTTTTCTGCAAAACATGTTGGTGCACACCGTGTAGAATGGCTTAATAAGAGATTCTTCGCTCTTCTCGCTGAGCACTCTGAGCGTGAGGGCCTATCGATTATAGCGGTTGAAAATGCAGCACATAGCCAGCCGTGGCGTAGCCTCGAGAAACTAGCAGAGCTAGTGAAACGTATCGATAGCCCTATGCTCAAAGTATGCTTGGATACCGGACACGCTAACTTAAACGGCTACAATCTCAGTGATGCTGCTAGGATATTTGCTGACATGTCCATAGCATGTATGCATGTGCATGACAATAATGGTAGGGTAGACGAGCATGCGATGCCAGGTACAGGCTCGATAGACTGGAGTAATGCTCGCTTCTTTCCCGAGGGAGCGCTCAAACGTATAGTGGTAGAAATAGACTGTAGAGAAGAACCAAAGATCTGTGGCCTCCATATAGTAGCGGCGTTTGCAGCGACAAGAGAACTACTACTCGGCCAGTATAATGAATAG
- the guaB gene encoding IMP dehydrogenase yields the protein MAQDTRLVEALSFDDVVLVPALSPVEPWQVDITSKASRNVAVNVPLLSAPMDTVSEWRLAVVLALLGGIGVIHRNMSVEEQRRHVEKVKNHPIVELADIAVYEGEECCRVRETMRTLGVRQLPVVDAAETVKGYVEFAELETCSCGTPVAKLTKPGPVFELGEERKAIDFVKRGKLDAAAVTLKSRFLGAVTVHEALAVYSPALDEEGRLRVAAAISPFDIRRAQALDGFVDILVSDVAHFHNVNVISAAKKLVKSISTDFVAGNLGTREGVLDTLSKIEKVDGLRMGIAGGSICTTSGVAGIAAPTLFAVMQARSALEELGVKLDSIPIIADGGIRGPGDAVKALAAGASAVMTGYMLAGTDEAAAPLIRIGSKLYKPYRGMASRGALERRYAADRYSRVAKRVEEGIEGLVEYRGPIRRVILEFVEGLKAGLGYAGASSIPELWRTARFARITSRIGAYTGVVKTN from the coding sequence TTGGCGCAGGATACAAGACTCGTTGAAGCCCTCAGCTTCGATGACGTAGTCCTCGTGCCAGCTCTCAGCCCTGTCGAGCCGTGGCAAGTAGACATAACAAGTAAAGCATCACGCAACGTTGCGGTCAATGTGCCGCTCCTCTCGGCTCCTATGGATACTGTTAGCGAGTGGAGGCTAGCAGTCGTCCTTGCCCTTCTGGGTGGAATAGGGGTTATACACAGGAACATGTCGGTCGAGGAACAGCGCCGCCACGTGGAGAAGGTGAAGAACCATCCAATAGTGGAGTTAGCGGATATAGCTGTATACGAGGGCGAGGAGTGCTGCCGCGTGAGAGAAACCATGAGAACGCTGGGCGTGCGCCAGCTGCCAGTAGTTGATGCAGCTGAGACCGTCAAAGGGTATGTGGAGTTCGCGGAGCTCGAGACGTGTAGCTGTGGCACGCCGGTAGCTAAGCTGACAAAGCCTGGCCCAGTCTTCGAGCTGGGCGAGGAGCGTAAAGCGATAGACTTTGTGAAGCGTGGGAAACTGGACGCGGCGGCTGTAACGCTCAAGAGCAGGTTCCTTGGCGCGGTAACAGTTCACGAGGCTCTAGCGGTCTATAGCCCTGCGCTCGACGAGGAGGGGAGGCTACGAGTAGCAGCAGCCATATCGCCTTTCGACATCAGGAGGGCCCAGGCGCTAGACGGGTTTGTGGATATTCTTGTGTCTGACGTTGCTCATTTCCATAACGTCAACGTGATCAGTGCTGCCAAGAAGCTCGTAAAGAGTATATCAACCGACTTTGTGGCGGGCAATCTAGGTACTCGAGAGGGTGTACTTGACACACTCTCCAAGATCGAAAAAGTTGACGGCCTAAGGATGGGGATCGCAGGAGGCTCTATCTGTACTACAAGCGGTGTAGCCGGTATAGCGGCACCAACTCTCTTCGCGGTAATGCAGGCCCGTAGCGCTCTAGAAGAGCTGGGTGTAAAGCTTGACTCAATCCCGATAATAGCTGATGGTGGTATCCGAGGTCCCGGCGACGCGGTCAAAGCCCTTGCAGCGGGCGCCTCTGCCGTCATGACTGGTTACATGTTAGCTGGCACCGATGAAGCGGCTGCCCCCCTCATAAGGATTGGCAGTAAGCTCTACAAGCCATACCGGGGCATGGCCAGCCGTGGCGCGCTTGAGAGGCGGTATGCTGCAGACCGGTATTCTAGGGTAGCTAAACGTGTCGAGGAAGGCATAGAGGGTCTAGTAGAGTATCGCGGGCCAATACGCCGCGTAATACTCGAATTTGTCGAAGGACTCAAGGCGGGACTGGGCTATGCAGGTGCATCATCCATACCAGAGCTTTGGAGGACGGCACGTTTCGCAAGGATAACGAGTAGGATAGGAGCATATACTGGTGTCGTCAAGACGAACTAG
- the guaA gene encoding glutamine-hydrolyzing GMP synthase encodes MQKRDKIVVVGFGGQYMHLIARRLREQGFYAEIVPYNMLKREQLEDPSVKAIILSGGPPSVYAPGAPRIPGWILEIGKPVLGICYGFHLLAEMLGGRVDRGCREYGRTMVRVLDPSDPLFEGWEAEEQTWMSHGDCVREVPPGARLLAVSENGYVAAFRKQHGDTVVYGVQFHPEVSHTPKGRQLLSNFARLAGAEPWWRPENLIDSLVSELRERVKEGRVLVAVSGGVDSTVTAVLLQRAVGDRLLAVLVDHGFFREGEVEETVRILKSAGIEPLVIDAREEFFEAVRGVSDPEEKRKRIGEMFARIFQRIVKENPDIRYLAQGTLYPDVIESGAAPGADRIKSHHNVGGLPSWLGLEVIEPLREFYKDEVRRLALALGLPHELAFRHPFPGPGLAVRIIGEVTREKLEIVRKASRIVEDELRRAGLYERVWQAFAVVGDDRWVGVKGDRREEGHIVIVRIVESDDGMTADWTRVPYEVLDRISRRITAEVPGVTMVAYAVTTKPPATIEPQ; translated from the coding sequence CTGCAGAAGAGGGATAAGATAGTAGTAGTAGGCTTTGGAGGCCAGTACATGCATCTCATAGCGCGGCGGCTACGAGAGCAAGGCTTCTATGCCGAGATAGTCCCATACAACATGCTTAAACGGGAGCAGCTGGAGGACCCAAGTGTCAAGGCGATAATCCTCTCAGGTGGACCTCCGAGCGTCTACGCTCCTGGTGCTCCTCGCATCCCCGGATGGATACTGGAGATTGGCAAGCCGGTACTTGGTATATGTTATGGTTTTCACCTCCTCGCCGAGATGCTCGGAGGCAGAGTAGACCGGGGTTGCAGAGAGTACGGGCGCACAATGGTACGGGTGCTGGATCCCAGCGACCCTCTCTTCGAGGGCTGGGAGGCAGAGGAGCAGACGTGGATGAGCCATGGCGACTGTGTCCGCGAGGTGCCACCCGGCGCCCGTCTTTTGGCGGTCAGCGAGAACGGCTACGTGGCAGCCTTCCGGAAGCAGCACGGCGATACAGTGGTCTACGGCGTACAGTTCCACCCAGAGGTATCCCATACTCCGAAGGGGCGCCAGCTCCTATCCAACTTCGCTAGGCTAGCAGGAGCCGAGCCGTGGTGGAGACCAGAGAATCTCATAGACTCCCTCGTCTCTGAGCTACGCGAACGCGTGAAGGAAGGAAGGGTTCTAGTCGCTGTCAGTGGCGGAGTAGACTCAACAGTCACAGCTGTACTACTCCAGCGTGCTGTAGGAGACCGCCTCCTAGCTGTGCTAGTGGATCACGGATTCTTCCGGGAGGGCGAAGTCGAAGAGACCGTCAGGATACTGAAGTCTGCTGGAATAGAGCCACTAGTCATAGACGCACGGGAAGAGTTCTTCGAGGCTGTTAGGGGCGTCAGCGACCCCGAAGAGAAGAGAAAGCGTATCGGCGAGATGTTTGCTAGGATATTCCAGAGAATAGTCAAGGAGAACCCTGATATAAGATACCTGGCCCAGGGCACCCTTTACCCCGACGTGATAGAGTCGGGTGCCGCACCCGGAGCCGACCGCATTAAGAGCCACCATAACGTAGGCGGGCTGCCTAGCTGGCTAGGCCTAGAAGTTATCGAGCCTCTTCGAGAATTCTACAAGGACGAAGTGAGAAGGCTAGCACTAGCCCTCGGATTGCCACATGAGCTTGCGTTCCGGCATCCTTTCCCCGGGCCCGGCCTAGCTGTGAGAATTATCGGCGAAGTTACTCGAGAGAAGTTAGAGATCGTCCGCAAGGCTTCACGTATAGTCGAGGATGAGCTTAGACGAGCTGGACTCTATGAGCGAGTCTGGCAAGCATTCGCCGTGGTCGGTGACGATCGCTGGGTTGGTGTGAAGGGTGACCGTAGAGAGGAGGGCCACATAGTGATCGTAAGGATCGTGGAGAGCGACGACGGTATGACAGCTGACTGGACACGCGTACCATACGAAGTGCTAGACCGTATATCTAGGCGCATAACGGCAGAAGTACCCGGCGTAACAATGGTAGCCTATGCAGTCACTACTAAGCCTCCAGCAACAATAGAACCCCAGTAG
- the proC gene encoding pyrroline-5-carboxylate reductase, which produces MFISRRGFAVTITGAEGCEFRLSNLTVAVLGAGKIGSIMARSFSDCGVHVIATARRKERIERLRMQGFEATSDNVHAVKKASVVFISVKPYQYPALARQIGSHVAGKPVVSVMAGIPLRLLRKTLPGAEVYRAMPNLNAAVKRSVTGLVVPKNAQYREIIKSLLSCMGSVYELPEQLIDAWTAVAGSGPAIIAEFIDSMILAALAVGIPRDLAYDAVLESIIGTAEYLRTRPVHPAQLRDEVTTPGGTTIMALKVIEGKGMKSALIDAVERATARARKLAKEIEESIEEQYENTNSSSV; this is translated from the coding sequence ATGTTTATTTCTAGACGCGGCTTCGCCGTGACCATTACCGGTGCCGAGGGATGCGAGTTCCGCCTTTCTAACCTAACAGTCGCGGTGCTGGGCGCCGGTAAGATAGGCAGTATAATGGCCCGCTCGTTCTCTGATTGTGGAGTCCACGTTATAGCTACAGCTAGAAGAAAGGAACGTATAGAGAGACTGCGTATGCAAGGCTTTGAGGCAACAAGCGATAATGTCCATGCTGTGAAAAAGGCCTCGGTAGTATTCATATCAGTCAAACCGTACCAGTATCCTGCACTTGCAAGGCAGATAGGAAGTCATGTAGCTGGTAAGCCTGTAGTATCAGTGATGGCTGGTATACCTCTCCGCCTGCTACGCAAGACGTTACCAGGCGCCGAAGTATACCGTGCAATGCCTAATCTCAACGCTGCTGTAAAAAGAAGCGTAACAGGCTTGGTGGTGCCCAAGAATGCTCAGTACCGGGAGATCATAAAGAGCCTTCTCTCTTGTATGGGAAGCGTCTATGAACTGCCCGAGCAATTGATAGACGCGTGGACGGCGGTAGCTGGCTCTGGGCCAGCGATAATAGCGGAATTCATAGACTCTATGATCCTCGCAGCACTAGCTGTCGGGATCCCGCGCGACCTAGCGTACGACGCAGTGCTAGAGTCGATAATAGGTACGGCTGAGTACTTACGAACAAGGCCGGTTCATCCAGCCCAGTTGCGCGACGAGGTAACTACGCCAGGCGGTACAACTATAATGGCCTTAAAGGTGATAGAAGGTAAGGGTATGAAATCGGCGCTCATAGATGCGGTAGAAAGAGCTACAGCCCGTGCTAGAAAGCTTGCAAAGGAGATAGAGGAAAGCATAGAGGAGCAGTATGAAAATACCAATTCAAGCTCTGTTTGA
- a CDS encoding alcohol dehydrogenase catalytic domain-containing protein, which produces MASEHTAIIWRGEPVSEPRFPPLVPQGWVLLRVDYARWCPIDDAVTAGLLPIESGTVMGCSGTGTVLELGVDADTSLAGRRAALIRIDEDYAPPLQGDGFLSRYVAVPTTHIAEIDEIDPVSTFLLDASLACSTARRLDYADHVLVIGCGSFGLFTSIILADNGYNVVVHTSSPDTQRLARRLGLETVDRVDNRRYDAIVAASLNVHKVEQALSASRPSMVVLHPVYAFYGWPACRKCWSLETFIPMGGEAGCARKLLERLRQVVEENIAVVEGLSPPPGIGGPILGYVFRL; this is translated from the coding sequence TTGGCCTCCGAGCACACTGCCATCATTTGGCGTGGAGAGCCGGTAAGCGAGCCACGTTTTCCACCACTAGTTCCACAAGGCTGGGTACTCCTACGAGTAGACTATGCTCGCTGGTGTCCTATTGACGATGCCGTGACCGCTGGCCTTCTGCCAATCGAAAGCGGCACCGTGATGGGCTGTTCGGGCACTGGTACAGTGCTAGAGCTAGGCGTAGATGCCGATACGTCTCTAGCGGGTCGAAGAGCTGCACTCATACGCATTGACGAGGACTATGCCCCGCCTCTCCAGGGAGATGGATTTCTATCACGCTACGTAGCAGTGCCCACAACACACATAGCAGAGATTGATGAGATAGATCCGGTCTCTACCTTCCTTCTAGACGCTTCCCTAGCTTGCAGCACCGCAAGAAGGCTAGACTATGCAGACCACGTGCTAGTCATAGGCTGTGGCAGCTTTGGTTTATTTACATCTATCATCCTCGCCGACAACGGCTACAACGTTGTTGTGCACACTAGTAGCCCGGACACCCAGCGGCTAGCTAGGAGACTTGGCCTCGAAACCGTTGATAGAGTTGACAATAGACGTTACGATGCCATAGTAGCCGCGTCTCTCAACGTCCACAAGGTAGAGCAAGCGCTATCAGCGTCTAGGCCCTCCATGGTAGTACTACATCCGGTCTATGCCTTCTACGGCTGGCCGGCTTGTAGGAAGTGTTGGTCGCTAGAGACGTTTATACCGATGGGAGGGGAGGCTGGCTGTGCACGCAAGCTCTTAGAAAGACTGCGTCAAGTTGTGGAGGAAAACATCGCCGTAGTCGAGGGCTTATCGCCTCCTCCGGGGATCGGAGGACCGATCCTAGGCTATGTTTTCCGGCTTTAG